A stretch of the Rosa rugosa chromosome 5, drRosRugo1.1, whole genome shotgun sequence genome encodes the following:
- the LOC133711732 gene encoding uncharacterized protein LOC133711732: MEFSNGPLPAAAQLFSRLNHLTICCPQSKSVGFLDKLLDQEGNNISTAVGIGTQQQQLLPHLKEFKLVGMEKLMHLGQDDEEDNSQSAPRIPNFPNLEFLLVNGCHSLRNLRSSAIPFNNLTSLRVSVCNRLKYLITYSMAESLMQLTKLEVENCPRLVEIVGSTKNDDSRHEITFRRLKHLKLFRLPRLQGFCSGNCIAKLPSLETSTMSNRLKLKIFTTHDQTLQLTNEEADTDVDRAEARLTAEDKRNSASTDSIS, encoded by the coding sequence ATGGAGTTTTCGAATGGTCCACTCCCAGCAGCAGCGCAGTTGTTCAGCAGACTAAACCATCTTACGATTTGTTGCCCACAGTCCAAGTCAGTTGGTTTTCTTGACAAATTACTCGACCAAGAAGGCAACAACATTAGTACTGCAGTTGGGATTGGGACCCAGCAACAGCAGCTGCTTCCACATTTAAAAGAGTTTAAGCTTGTTGGAATGGAGAAGCTGATGCATCTAGGCCAGGATGACGAGGAGGATAACTCACAATCAGCCCCTCGCATCCCAAATTTTCCAAACCTGGAATTTCTATTGGTGAATGGTTGTCACAGCTTAAGGAATCTGAGATCATCCGCAATACCCTTCAACAATCTAACAAGTTTGCGAGTAAGTGTTTGCAACAGATTGAAATACTTGATAACTTACTCCATGGCTGAAAGTTTAATGCAACTCACAAAACTGGAAGTCGAAAATTGCCCAAGACTGGTGGAAATAGTGGGAAGCACTAAAAATGACGATTCAAGACATGAGATTACATTCAGGCGGTTGAAACATTTGAAACTATTTCGTCTACCAAGACTGCAAGGCTTTTGCTCCGGAAATTGCATTGCTAAACTCCCGTCCTTGGAAACTTCAACCATGAGCAACCGCCTCAAGTTGAAGATTTTCACAACTCATGACCAAACTCTACAGCTAACCAACGAAGAGGCAGACA